Within Piliocolobus tephrosceles isolate RC106 unplaced genomic scaffold, ASM277652v3 unscaffolded_23517, whole genome shotgun sequence, the genomic segment cgagattgtgccattgtactccagcctgggcaacaagagcaaaactccatctcgaaaaaaaaaacaaaacctggaaccagaaatgttttggatttgttttcagattttggaatatttgcatgtacataatgagatatcttggaaATGAGAtacaagtctaaacatgaaattcaattttgtttcatatacaccttatacacatagcctgaaggtagtTTCAtacaatatatatgttttttaggctagtcaagtgaagctGTGAGAGAAGGAAcaaatctgtaactggttgtcATTGtttacacaatatttttattatttgtttgatttttagagatgagtcttgctctgttgcccctgGCTGTGCAGCCTCGATGTCCTGGGCccaacaatcctcctgcctcagcctcccaagtgcctggGGCCATAGGCACGtgcactacacctggctaactttttttttactttttatagagactgggttttgctatgttgcccaggctggtcttgaactccaggcctcaagcaatcctcctgcctcagcccctcccaaagtgctagaattacaggccactgtgcctgtgctcagtatttttaataatatatgcaACTCATCACATGAGTTCAGCTGTGGGATTTTCCAAAAGTTTTGAGATTTCGGATTTTTGGACTGGCTGTGCTAAATCTGTACAAGCACTTCTGGTGCCATGATGAGGCATTAAATGTTCGTTTTAAACATGTTATAAAGTCaagtttttcaaaaaactttAATATAAATAGTTGCTTAAACAAGTATGAAAGGCTCAAAGTCAAAATCTACCTGAAAAACTTAAATCTGCAAGCTCGGAACTGAGTCTTTTCCCCACTGTCTGCCAGAGAGATTCACCCAGTCCATTTTCAGGGGCCTAGCAGGCAAGTTGATTTAAGAGAAGTCAACAGCTTTTCTGACTACACTGTGGATTCCATCAGTGCACAGGCGCCTGCAGGGCTGCAGTAAGCATCTCCGATGAGGTGGTCCTGGGCATTCCCTCAGTCTCCCTCCTGGCTTCCTTATGGGAAGGGGCTTCATGATTTCAAGCTCAGttcccctcccactcccagaggTGGAGCGCATGGTCATAGAAGGAGCAGGTGGCCAGGAGGCTGAAGGTCGAGTCTGCttcttccaggttcacgccacagTCACGCGTGGTGGCTGCTGTAGCCTGCAGCCAGGTGCCGTTCTTCCTCATGCGCTCTGTGAGTGGCTTCATTCCACTCTGGGGTCTGGCATGGCCCGCCCCATCGTTATTCTCTATGCATTCATGACAGGGTGTTGGCAACTCGCCTACACCCTTCAGGTCTGCCGTCTTGGTTCCTAGGTTGCTAGGAAAGGACCACAAGGGGGCTGACTGCAGAGAACGAAAGAGCAGCCAGGACCAGTCGGCTCCATACACCAGCGAGTCGGGCAGTGTGTGGGATGCCAGGACCGTCGCCTCCTGCTTCTCCTCTGGAGTGAGAGATCAGAGAACCCAGGAAACACAACATCACCCAGAGCCTCTCCCCAGCCTGCCATGCCTGACGGGGAGACTCTACCAAGAACAGCCCCTCACAGGTCAGCACGTGTTTCCTGAGGAGCCGCTGTGTCATGCAAAGGAACCAGCAAGACCTGGGCAGATGTTGGAGAAGAAACAGATCATCATCTTGTAGTGCACACGCCTGTGTGCCTCCAAGAGAATCATCAGGCAGGGCTACAGAACCACACTCGAAGGTGAGGAACACAGCAGAAGCCTGAGGGGGGAAAGACCTCGGTTAACACTTAAAACCAAAGGACAAAGGAGTTTTAGCTGGGAAGGAAGGGGATGTCTGAGGAACAGGCTGCTGTGTACAGCAGAGGTGAGAAAGTCCACGGCTCGCACGGGGAACCGTAAACACGTGGCCGTGGCACTGTCAGTGACAGTGGGCTGGAGGGTCCCAAGCATGCAGGGCCTGGCACGCCCTGTTTCACAGTCTGGATTTTGGGAAGGAGCCACTGACAAGGTTAAGCGAGCAGCTGCTTTATAGAAGTTGCTATGGCAACTGTAAGGGCGGAGGGCAGCCCTGGAAAGAGGCCACGACCGCCTCCCAGAGCGCACAGCAACAGCCCCCACAGCGACAGAGGGAATAACGAGGTGCAGCCAGACCTGAGGCGGTCTGGAGTCTAGCAGGCAAGGCCAGGGCTGGCAGGGGCAGTCGCGGAGAGCAACTGGAAGGTGAGCCAGGGACTGCAAGGCTGGGTGGCCACTCGGGCTCTGAAAGGGCTGCCACCACTACCTCTGAAGTCTGGGGACTGATGCCAGCAGTGACAGGAATCAGAACCAGAGTAAGTGCTGATGAAAAAGGGCTTAGGGCAGAACACGATGGCACTGGATCACACAATGTGCCGAGGATGTGCAGGCCCGGCCCAGGGAGGCCCAACCTGGGGCCCAGGGCTTCAGCAGGACAGAGGTGGCTCCGAGGAGGAGTGAGATACTGAACATTCGGAGACAGCCACAGGGCCCTCGAGCAGTGCGTGTGGGGCGCCCCCCAGGAGGGAGCCCCTGCGGAGGCCGTTGCTGTCCCCTGGGAGGTAGTGTCACAGGGCAGGCAGGACCTCTGCTAGTCTTTCATCCGGCAATCGCTCAACACGCCCACTCGGGCCAGCAGGACCTCTTCTACAGCTTAGGAAAAGGTAACAAGGCAGAGTCTAGGCCCTCAGAGAGCCACAGCCAGGGAAAAAGACAGCGAATGAGTGGACGGAAGACCCTGTTGAGACCCCAAGAACGGGAGGCCCTTTCTGATTAGCCACAGGCcaacctttcctctttctttttattttcttttttttttttttttgagatggagtcttgctctgtctcccgggctggagtgcagtggccggatctcagctcactgcaagctccgcctcccgggtttacgccattctcccgcctcagcctcccgagtagctgggactacaggcgcccgccacctcgcctggctagttttttgtattttttagtagagacggggtttcacagtgtt encodes:
- the LOC113221343 gene encoding diphthine methyltransferase-like, producing the protein MLGTLQPTVTDSATATCLRFPVRAVDFLTSAASAVFLTFECGSSLTPEEKQEATVLASHTLPDSLVYGADWSWLLFRSLQSAPLWSFPSNLGTKTADLKGVGELPTPCHECIENNDGAGHARPQSGMKPLTERMRKNGTWLQATAATTRDCGVNLEEADSTFSLLATCSFYDHALHLWEWEGN